The proteins below are encoded in one region of Cololabis saira isolate AMF1-May2022 chromosome 13, fColSai1.1, whole genome shotgun sequence:
- the LOC133457971 gene encoding uncharacterized protein LOC133457971, producing the protein MVCSSWTTTPPCFWTRTGGFPLYQNAHDTSTYYLNPDCTTVANLVKAEDSQTTTESFKENAGPLSPSPSPALPANEGFTRDQTLFLIELMRHHLETEADGLPKTLKELNARLKSARSNKKNLWIETAEKLSTQFSVFFCPDKVARKWNTLVDGYKRIKDNNSWTGKGTIRFKFFCEMDELLRGQHDVAFPVVGTDAGLDIRRPEVLRSSAVTAPLAEASSATLPTPSTTPTRPHKRRREQDDVLQFLRESQEASQRRHEEAQRRHEEAQRRHEELLAQLKGKVRFFTTWTLFMTFFMVVYSPRKVWCHLESFGRY; encoded by the exons ATGGTCTGT TCTTCATGGACGACAACGCCGCCCTGTTTTTGGACCCGCACAGGAGGATTTCCTTTGTACCAAAATGCACACGACACGAGCACGTACTACCTCAACCCGGACTGCACCACCGTGGCAAACCTGGTTAAGGCTGAGGACAGCCAAACCACAACag AGAGTTTCAAGGAGAATGCTGGCCCCCTCAGCCCATCACCATCTCCTGCCCTGCCTGCAAATGAAGGCTTCACCAGGGACCAGACCCTCTTTTTAATCGAACTGATGCGCCATCACCTGGAGACAGAAGCCGACGGTCTCCCAAagactttaaaggagctgaatGCTCGGCTAAAATCTGCCAGGTCAAATAAAAAGAACTTATGGATTGAGACTGCAGAGAAGCTCAGCACTCAGTTCTCTGTGTTCTTCTGTCCGGATAAAGTGGCCAGGAAGTGGAACACACTAGTCGACGGTTACAAAAGGATAAAGGATAACAACAGTTGGACAGGAAAAGGAACCATCCGCTTCAAATTTTTTTGTGAAATGGATGAGCTTTTAAGAGGGCAGCATGACGTTGCCTTCCCTGTGGTTGGCACAGACGCGGGGCTAGACATAAGAAGACCAGAGGTGCTTAGGTCTTCAGCTGTGACGGCACCTCTAGCAGAGGCTTCCTCTGCTACACTACCAACACCAAGCACCACACCCACACGGCCTCATAAACGTCGGAGGGAACAGGATGACGTCCTCCAGTTCCTTCGGGAGTCCCAGGAGGCCAGTCAGAGGCGCCATGAAGAGGCACAGAGGCGCCATGAAGAGGCACAGAGGCGCCATGAAGAGTTGCTGGCtcaacttaaagggaaagttcggttttttacaacctggaccttatttatgacattttttatggttgtatactcacccagaaaagtttggtgtcatttggagtccttcggaagatattag